Within the Echinicola sp. 20G genome, the region AATTCCATGGCCAATACAGTGAATGTTATAGATGAACATTCTTTAGTAGTGGCAACGATGGACGGGAAAATTGAAATGCTGAATTTTTAAGAATCATAGAAAATTGTTGATCACGAAAACAGAAAATAAGATGATAATAAAATATAATTTAAAAAGATTTGTCCTGCTTTTAATGATAGGGACTTTATTAGCCTCTTGTGGTGGTAATTCCCATCAAGAACAACAAGAGGGATCAGTGGCGAAAGAAAGTGCTGAGCGAGTGGTGATCGGTGCAGAGCGGCTTTTTGATGATGAATTTTTCCCATTGATCAAGGGAAAGAAGTTGGCATTGGTTACTAACCATACGGGCTTGATGCCAGATGGGAGTCATTTGGTGGATGTGCTTTTTGAGCGAAAGGACGTGGAATTGACTTTGTTGTTTGGACCTGAGCATGGTATTCGTGGTGAAGAGGATACGCATGTCGCGGATGGTACGGATAAAAATACAGGGCTTCCTGTAATTTCTCTCTATGGAAAAGTTAGAAAGCCCACACCTAAAATGCTAGAAGGAATCGATGTATTGGTTTTTGATATTCAAGATGTAGGAGCTCGTTTTTACACTTACATTGCTACCATGATGCATGTTTTGGAAGCTGCTGCTGAGCAAGGAATACCTTATTTGGTACTGGACAGACCAAATGCCATAGGTGGTGTCTATGTGGATGGGCCAGTGGGAGATAAGCAAAGGGAACCAGTCGTTGGTGTTGATCAGTTGCCGGTGGTACATGGAATGACGGTAGGAGAGTTGGCGCAAATGTTCAATGAGGAGAGAAGTAAAAAGGGAATGGCCAAAGCTGACTTGACGGTGGTTACCATGAAGGAGTACCGTAGGGAAATGTGGTATGATGAGACAGGCTTGCCATGGGTCAAACCTTCACCAAATATGTTGACTTTGACGACAGCGGCCTTTTATCCAATGACCTGTCTGCTGGAAGGAACCAATATATCTGAAGCAAGAGGGACACTCCATCCTTTTGAGCACATTGGGGCGCCTTGGATTAAAGGAGATCAATTGGCACAGCAACTGAATAGCTATAACCTGGAAGGCGTAAAGTTTACTTCTGCCAGTTTTGTACCAGAAATGATCGTAGATGGAATAGAAATTTACCCTCCTAAGTTTTTGGAAGATACTTGCTCAAGCGCCTTTATTGAACTAAAAAACAGAAATGAGTTTGCCTCATCAAAAGCGGCAGTTTATATGTTGGATGCATTGTATCGGCTTTATCCAGATCAACTAGAATGGAAAGAAGGAAGAATGGATCGACTTTGGAAAACTAAATCGGTAAGAGAAGGGATTTTAGCTGGTCAAAGCCCTGAGGAAATCATTGCTAGTTGGACAGAGGGTTTGGATTACT harbors:
- a CDS encoding exo-beta-N-acetylmuramidase NamZ domain-containing protein; the protein is MIIKYNLKRFVLLLMIGTLLASCGGNSHQEQQEGSVAKESAERVVIGAERLFDDEFFPLIKGKKLALVTNHTGLMPDGSHLVDVLFERKDVELTLLFGPEHGIRGEEDTHVADGTDKNTGLPVISLYGKVRKPTPKMLEGIDVLVFDIQDVGARFYTYIATMMHVLEAAAEQGIPYLVLDRPNAIGGVYVDGPVGDKQREPVVGVDQLPVVHGMTVGELAQMFNEERSKKGMAKADLTVVTMKEYRREMWYDETGLPWVKPSPNMLTLTTAAFYPMTCLLEGTNISEARGTLHPFEHIGAPWIKGDQLAQQLNSYNLEGVKFTSASFVPEMIVDGIEIYPPKFLEDTCSSAFIELKNRNEFASSKAAVYMLDALYRLYPDQLEWKEGRMDRLWKTKSVREGILAGQSPEEIIASWTEGLDYYKGVRKQYLLY